A region from the Chrysoperla carnea chromosome 4, inChrCarn1.1, whole genome shotgun sequence genome encodes:
- the LOC123298697 gene encoding uncharacterized protein LOC123298697 produces MVKKCYVCSRRVCKINQISVHSFPKDLEIRQKWLNALNLTNKDDVSCTYVCSLHFTADDIERGSDLSKSRLKKGAVPSVNISNPNGYSKNGYDMYNSDIDYPFMPGFGVLAQLSENMYTNDNSFVDTEHLMPVSNVQCDVSFNEEPEKEVEQLNCQPDIELDCTPDIGFDCQPDIEQLACQPDLPSVSHSEANGNLNKTKSDLRSNEDGFTGFENTYASMTVSPEEYNYYETLFSDIDSVKYKKLHCTACNVHMGTAPIAHIHRYEHPLLKVLICEQCFNFYSSGDFEKDADGSELYCRWCGQGGQVYCCAKCPFVFCKKCIRRNIGQSMVTHIESSDDWLCYACDPKSIWMLRGLNWALKKYSQSKMSIGTTTRSEQDNKDIVTDYSMCCKDRAAQQNKGAKITDKNKRNSISSNHSDGQVKSSVKISTYSKTPKVSLERVKVPVDKQTGFVVNNVKSLAPENPLAHKSNINKPRPLLPKGNSNSANEVVCTPDIISLDDDSPPATPMKFNKPKPEPPKKFLQVKPASKLLDPVKNDSKIYKTIQYSTSLVSTPVNLQTLQNNPVVSGMIQNLQKHLRPGEPQKIIKIVSPDGRAFLIDPMKVPNSPTGQPTIIAAPETTHSQPSPTILNAHSSVPPPLHVLKQTVSNAVPAQQRIPVQRTKVWFDTSINGLRNISQMISTMIVSLVNDQKSLTNWVSLYNNFQTHLKTLSDNVENLKLQIRNEYLQTVHVGEPKRQLSKPQQMPPMKPKNNDYGQHFLSFVEEGHPNIDPQMLTAASQAAMNPGVILLNAQQPTLIPFSNNPLASLENVPIGANTNILKSMLNKPENGNNDEENYQSIPDDDVMFDPKDLLEQTLEIGEGTVDSEENESTKPVKVNEPIVVAEDEKEESGDEEVDEEKIKKLKEHLAEIQKEIAKRKTEKHKRKSEKKTDDIFDMDVTCDSDDESVHSMLSTKSSDSDSDCVVVDSENKKRKVKRKKSSSLNHSETENSETVKIETTSEDLNSTVESNEENSKKRKLDDVGDNEIESEVASKRAKIDENGETAETDNDKNENHTESNEIEEREKEGESLENEEKLPEEKTENESLSEKENTENSEQTSAADEFNPTDLMSIANAIRESIRESRNLTKPKEPKAKVGDVEQLLSSNVVFRKSENENGETSSTSKSSEKVPGNSYGDAFSNFLASSADDEGAELENELVDEQPSNDLDLPESNNSEQPTNNLDLPDDNNLEHLTNNLELPDDNNLEQTADNLDLPDGNNLQADSINSDKNNSVEIKELDELSKLDELQRITENIIANVTKDV; encoded by the exons atggttaaaaaatgttatgtatgtaGTCGTAGAGtatgtaaaattaatcaaatctcTGTACATAG cTTCCCAAAAGATTTGGAAATACGACAGAAATGGTTAAATGCTTTAAACTTAACTAATAAAGATGATGTTTCTTGTACGTATGTTTGTTCTTTACACTTTACCGCTGATGATATTGAAAGAGGATCAGACTTATCTAAATCCCGCTTAAAAAAAGGAGCAGTCCCTTCAGTTAACATTTCAAATCCAAATGGTTATAGTAAAAATGGTTATGATATGTATAATTCAGATATAGACTATCCATTTATGCCAGGGTTCGGTGTACTTGCTCAACTGTCGGAGAATATGTATACAAATGATAATTCGTTTGTTGATACTGAACATCTAATGCCAGTTTCAAATGTGCAATGTGATGTCAGTTTTAACGAAGAAC CTGAAAAAGAAGTCGAACAACTCAATTGCCAACCAGATATAGAACTTGACTGTACACCAGACATAGGATTTGATTGTCAACCCGACATAGAACAACTTGCCTGTCAACCAGACCTACCTAGTGTATCGCACAGTGAAGCGAATGGTAACTTAAATAAAACGA aaagtgACCTGAGAAGTAATGAAGATGGTTTTACGGGTTTCGAAAACACTTACGCATCGATGACAGTATCCCCTGAAGAATATAATTACTATGAAACTTTGTTTTCCg ATATCGACAGcgttaaatataagaaattgcATTGCACGGCATGTAATGTTCATATGGGTACGGCTCCAATTGCACATATTCATCGATACGAGCATCCATTACTGAAAGTTTTAATTTGTGAACAATGTTTCAACTTTTATTCAAGTGGAGATTTCGAAAAAGATGCCGATGGAAGTGAACTTTATTGTCGATGGTGTGGACAAGGTGGTCAAGTGTATTGTTGTGCGAAATGCccttttgtattttgtaaa aaatgtatACGAAGAAATATTGGTCAATCTATGGTTACACATATCGAAAGTAGTGATGATTGGTTGTGCTATGCGTGTGACCCCAAATCAATTTGGATGTTACGTGGATTGAATTGGGCGTTAAAGAAATATTCTCAATCGAAAATGTCAATAGG taCTACCACGCGATCCGAACAAGACAACAAAGATATTGTAACAGACTATTCAATGTGCTGCAAAGACCGAGCTGCACAACAAAATAAAGGAGCCAAAAtaacagataaaaataaaagaaattcaatAAGCTCCAATCACAGTGATGGTCAAGTAAAGAGTTCCGTTAAAATATCAACTTATTCAAAAACACCAAAAGTGTCATTAGAACGTGTGAAAGTACCCGTTGATAAACAAACTGGCTTTGTTGTTAACAACGTAAAATCACTCGCCCCAGAAAACCCGCTCGCACACAAATCAAACATTAACAAACCACGACCATTGTTACCAAAAGGTAATTCTAATTCTGCAAATGAAGTGGTTTGCACACCAGATATAATTTCATTAGATGACGATAGTCCGCCAGCCACGCCAATGAAATTTAACAAACCGAAACCTGAACCaccaaagaaatttttacaagtaAAACCTGCCTCAAAATTACTCGATCCtgttaaaaatgattcaaaaatttataaaacaatacaatattcaacATCATTAGTTTCCACACCCGTTAATTTACAAACATTACAAAATAATCCAGTTGTATCGGGAATGATTCAAAATTTGCAGAAACATTTACGCCCTGGCGaaccacaaaaaattatcaaaattgtgTCACCTGATGGCCGTGCATTTTTGATTGATCCCATGAAAGTACCAAATTCACCTACGGGTCAACCTACTATCATTGCAGCACCTGAAACAACACATTCTCAACCTTCTCCAACAATTTTGAATGCACATAGTTCAGTGCCACCCCCTCTTCATGTTCTCAAACAAACTGTTTCAAATGCAGTTCCAGCTCAACAACGTATACCAGTTCAAAGAACAAAAGTGTGGTTTGACACCAGTATTAATGGTTTAAGAAATATATCTCAAATGATATCTACAATGATAGTGAGTTTAGTTAACGATCAAAAAAGTTTGACAAATTGGGTATCGttgtacaataattttcaaacgcatttgaaaacgttatccgataatgtggaaaatttaaaattacaaatacgaAATGAATACCTTCAAACAGTACACGTTGGTGAACCAAAAAGACAATTATCCAAACCCCAACAAATGCCAccaatgaaaccaaaaaataatgattatggacaacattttttatcatttgtgGAAGAAGGCCATCCTAATATAGATCCTCAAATGTTAACAGCAGCATCCCAAGCAGCAATGAATCCCGgcgttatattattaaatgctCAGCAACCAACGCTTATTCCTTTCAGTAATAATCCATTAGCGAGTTTAGAAAATGTCCCAATCGGTgcaaacacaaatattttaaaatcaatgttaaataaacCAGAAAATGGTAATAATGATGAAGAAAATTACCAAAGTATTCCAGATGATGATGTCATGTTTGATCCAAAAGACTTACTTGAACAAACACTTGAAATCGGTGAAGGTACTGTTGATAGTGAAGAAAATGAGTCTACGAAACCTGTAAAAGTAAATGAGCCTATAGTGGTTGCGGAAGATGAAAAAGAAGAAAGTGGCGATGAAGAAGTGGAcgaggaaaaaataaaaaaattaaaagaacatttagcagaaattcaaaaagaaattgCCAAACGTAAGACTGAAAAACATAAACGTAAATCTGAGAAAAAAACAGATGACATTTTTGATATGGATGTTACGTGCGATTCTGATGACGAATCTGTACACAGTATGCTAAGTACTAAATCATCTGATTCTGATTCTGATTGCGTTGTTGTGGATAGcgaaaataaaaaacgtaaagTGAAAAGGAAGAAAAGTTCTAGTTTAAATCATTCTGAAACAGAGAATTCCGAAACAGTTAAAATTGAAACAACAAGCGAAGATCTTAATTCAACAGTTGAATCCAATGAAGAAAATAGCAAAAAGAGAAAATTAGACGACGTTGGAGATAATGAAATTGAATCAGAAGTTGCCTCAAAAAGAgctaaaattgatgaaaacgGTGAAACTGCTGAAACGGATAATGACAAAAATGAAAACCATACTGAAAGTAATGAGATTGAAGAAAGAGAAAAAGAAGGTGAAAGCttagaaaatgaagaaaaattaccagaggaaaaaacagaaaatgaatCATTGtcagaaaaagaaaatacagAAAATAGCGAACAAACATCTGCTGCTGATGAGTTTAATCCAACTGATTTAATGTCTATAGCAAATGCAATAAGAGAAAGTATAAGAGAATCTCGTAATTTAACAAAACCTAAAGAACCTAAAGCAAAAGTTGGGGATGTTGAACAATTATTAAGTAGCAATGTAGTATTCAGGAAGTCGGAAAATGAAAATGGAGAAACATCTTCAACTTCAAAATCATCGGAAAAAGTTCCAGGTAATTCTTATGGTGATgcattttccaactttttagCGTCATCCGCAGATGACGAAGGTGCCGAATTAGAGAATGAATTAGTTGATGAACAACCATCGAATGATTTAGACTTACCGGAGAGTAATAATTCGGAACAACCAACAAATAATTTAGACTTACCGGATGATAATAATTTGGAACACCTTACGAATAATTTAGAGTTACCTGATGACAATAATTTGGAACAAACAGCGGATAATTTAGATTTACCGGATGGTAATAATTTGCAAGCGGACAGTATTAattctgataaaaataattcagttGAAATAAAAGAACTAGATGAATTAAGTAAATTAGACGAGTTACAGAGAATTACTGAAAATATAATTGCAAATGTGACAAAGGATGTTTAA
- the LOC123298698 gene encoding TBC1 domain family member 19, whose protein sequence is MLEAFKILDVIILICQTVKVVSSTAVKKDDFKNSLVTALKNTGLETELKNSVYHWMRLNNNNNYHKIKEDEKYTDWKTHLDKIQVHWEKRIHKSIHSMGNDLKVSLAKVRTNTEREEFLEKWNELSTLDFDLSNYKPVYAPKDFLEVLLTIYVPNEEKDELLFASSEAVGRQFTHIPLRVKTLSQLRTLYVELSRGEAHLGVNPYMTTNTNFPTLEAERTVQGEKVIAENHAPLAQEFLKRGSPRCLRSKLWAQVLGSELKPAHRVHFETLKKLVLQYDLMVDKIIIKDIQLTASNDDQYFVFEDVLYQVLLCFSRDSEILFLLKDKPGAPLKVQLKNKIGNDEGIGNTVLFPPSGVIPFHGFSMYSTPFCYLYDDPIALYYTFRAFYLRYFYRLHSLNGHPQGIISLCLLFERLLQTHEPQLWCHIKNCGIQPIRLVFKWLMRAFSGHLPPEQLLFLWDQILAYDSLEIIAVLAVCIITFRKDVLMQVDTLVNMENVLSDLSTIMVMPLLQMALLND, encoded by the exons ATGCTGGAAGCTTTTAAAATTCTAGATGTAATCATTCTTATTTGTCAAACTGTG aaAGTTGTATCGTCAACTGCTGTTAAAAAagacgattttaaaaattccttggTAACAGCGTTGAAAAATACAGGATTAGAGACCGAACTAAAAAATAGTGTCTATCATTGGAtgagattaaataataataataattaccacAAAATAAAAGAAGATGAAAAATATACAGATTGGAAAACACATTTGGATAAAATTCAAGTACATTGGGAGAAACGAATACATAAGTCAATACATTCAATGGGAAATGATTTGAAAGTTAGCTTAGCTAAAGTACGTACAAATACTGAACGTGAagagtttttagaaaaatggaaCGAACTTAGCACTTTGGATTTTG atttatcgAATTATAAACCAGTTTATGCACCTAAAgattttttagaagttttacTTACAATTTACGTTCCAAATGAAGAGAAAGATGA attacTTTTTGCAAGCAGCGAGGCAGTTGGAAGACAATTTACACACATTCCTCTGCGAGTTAAAACTTTATCGCAACTG CGTACACTGTATGTAGAATTATCACGTGGAGAAGCTCATCTAGGTGTCAATCCATACATgacaacaaatacaaattttccaaCTTTAGAAGCAGAACGTACTGTACAAGGGGAAAAAGTAATTGCAGAGAATCATGCACCACTTGCACAAGAGTTTTTAAAACGTGGTAGTCCAAGATGTTTACGAAGTAAATTATGGGCACAAGTATTAGGATCTGAGTTGAAACCAGCG cATCGAGTTCATTTTGAAACACTTAAAAAACTAGTGTTGCAATATGATTTAAtggttgataaaataattattaaagatattCAATTAACAGCTTCCAATGATGATCAATATTTTGTATTCGAAGACGTTTTATATCAG gtgCTATTGTGTTTTTCTCGAGActctgaaatattatttttattaaaagataagCCTGGAGCACCATTAAAAGTAcagttaaagaataaaattggaAATGATGAAGGTATTGGTAACACAGTATTGTTCCCACCAAGTGGAGTTATACCTTTTCATGGATTTTCAATGTATT CTACACCATTTTGTTATCTGTACGATGATCCAATTGCTTTATACTATACATTTAGAGCATTTTACTTACGGTATTTTTACCGATTACATTCTTTAAATGGCCATCCACAAGGAATAATATCTTTGTGTTTGCTGTTTGAGCGATTACTTCAAACTCATGAACCACAACTTTGGTgtcacataaaaaattgtggaaTACAACC aatacgATTGGTTTTTAAATGGTTAATGCGTGCTTTTAGTGGTCATTTACCACccgaacaattattatttttatgggaTCAAATTTTGGCATATGATTCATTAGAGATTATAGCTGTATTAGCTGTGTGTATTATTACATTTCGTAAAGATGTTTTAATGCAAGTTGATACTCTGGTGAATATGGAAAATGTTTTAAGTGATTTATCTACAATAATGGTAATGCCATTATTACAAATGGcattattaaatgattga
- the LOC123298700 gene encoding uncharacterized protein LOC123298700, whose amino-acid sequence MQFYYTNDWLSVYRKDFPRHPVEAIPQKVQKSEPLFAPFRQPQHLKVDNCKHLPNEPSESKSEFLKRNPVLAERYFKKELYDKLLCREYDRSLQSLYQRDICREDDIVQKGKRSDNDPHAILPDNWHYPITSHTCSYRNPKLLIDVDVRGHNMKRKEKDAFVFSEPGQI is encoded by the exons ATGCAGTTTTATTACACCAATGATTGGTTGTCTGTTTATCGGAAGGATTTTCCAAGACATCCTGTTGA AGCAATAcctcaaaaagttcaaaaatcagaGCCTCTATTTGCACCATTTCGTCAACCCCaacatttaaaagtggataattGTAAACATTTACCAAATGAGCCTAGTGAAAGTAAATCAGAATTTTTAAAACGG aATCCAGTTTTAGCGGAAAGATACTTCAAAAAGGAACTATACGACAAATTATTGTGCAGAGAGTATGATAGAAGTTTACAAAGCTTATATCAAAGGGATATTTGCCGTgaag ACGATATCGTACAAAAAGGAAAACGGTCTGATAACGATCCTCATGCAATCTTACCAGATAATTGGCACTATCCAATAACAAGTCACACATGTTCTTATAGGAATCCAAAATTGTTGATTGATGTTGATGTTCGCGGTCAcaatatgaaaagaaaagagAAAGACGCATTTGTATTCAGTG AACCTGGACaaatttag
- the LOC123298339 gene encoding uncharacterized protein LOC123298339 isoform X1, with protein MDNWLSTNRRDFTWPSHSRVQELNGNIDVEECICIIAEEEDKQKEREELVNEDEEQKEQQWSRLGPMGIHLEPKIFPAYESRPVNRNEASLRNQPNQFLKKLEEKYPYLFGVLQKEPPNDLIARVNRERLRTTYMVDFSKTDSIPSDSYGELLTAARLEGISPCPPPVRLPGDKHPPNIRSRAFRSSSDVTQQPPMKREDTGFREEVFILGKSEYQDNISKLGGIIIREKLLSRVP; from the exons ATGGATAATTGGTTAAGCACAAACAGAAGAGATTTCACATGGCCATCACA TTCAAGGGTCCAGGAACTTAACGGTAACATCGATGTTGAAGAATGCATATGTATTATAGCTGAAGAGGAAGATAAACAAAAAGAACGAGAAGAATTAGTTAATGAGGATGAAGAACAAAAAGAACAACAATGGAGTAGATTAGGGCCGATGGGTATACATTtagaaccaaaaatatttccagCATATGAGAGTAGACCTGTTAATAGAAATGAAGCAAGTTTGCGTAATCAACCaaaccaatttttgaaaaaattagaagaGAAATATCCTTATCTATTTGGTGTACTTCAAAAAGAACCACCAAATGATTTGATCGCACGTGTAAATCGTGAGCGGTTAAGAACCACTTATATGGTAGATTTTTCTAAGACAGACTCAATACCCAGTGATAGCTATGGAGAACTATTGACGGCCGCTCGATTAGAAGGTATATCACCATGTCCTCCACCGGTCAGATTACCTGGTGATAAACATCCACCAAATATTAGATCGAGAGCTTTTCGTTCATCAAGTGACGTTACTCAACAACCTCCAATGAAACGAGAAGATACTGGATTCAGAGAAG AAGTATTTATTCTTGGAAAATCAGAATATCAAGATAATATCAGTAAATTGGGAGGAATTATAATaagagaaaaacttttatcGCGTGTTCCTTAA
- the LOC123298339 gene encoding uncharacterized protein LOC123298339 isoform X2, whose translation MAITREYASLFLSSRVQELNGNIDVEECICIIAEEEDKQKEREELVNEDEEQKEQQWSRLGPMGIHLEPKIFPAYESRPVNRNEASLRNQPNQFLKKLEEKYPYLFGVLQKEPPNDLIARVNRERLRTTYMVDFSKTDSIPSDSYGELLTAARLEGISPCPPPVRLPGDKHPPNIRSRAFRSSSDVTQQPPMKREDTGFREEVFILGKSEYQDNISKLGGIIIREKLLSRVP comes from the exons ATGGCCATCACA AGAGAATATGCATCTTTATTTTTGAG TTCAAGGGTCCAGGAACTTAACGGTAACATCGATGTTGAAGAATGCATATGTATTATAGCTGAAGAGGAAGATAAACAAAAAGAACGAGAAGAATTAGTTAATGAGGATGAAGAACAAAAAGAACAACAATGGAGTAGATTAGGGCCGATGGGTATACATTtagaaccaaaaatatttccagCATATGAGAGTAGACCTGTTAATAGAAATGAAGCAAGTTTGCGTAATCAACCaaaccaatttttgaaaaaattagaagaGAAATATCCTTATCTATTTGGTGTACTTCAAAAAGAACCACCAAATGATTTGATCGCACGTGTAAATCGTGAGCGGTTAAGAACCACTTATATGGTAGATTTTTCTAAGACAGACTCAATACCCAGTGATAGCTATGGAGAACTATTGACGGCCGCTCGATTAGAAGGTATATCACCATGTCCTCCACCGGTCAGATTACCTGGTGATAAACATCCACCAAATATTAGATCGAGAGCTTTTCGTTCATCAAGTGACGTTACTCAACAACCTCCAATGAAACGAGAAGATACTGGATTCAGAGAAG AAGTATTTATTCTTGGAAAATCAGAATATCAAGATAATATCAGTAAATTGGGAGGAATTATAATaagagaaaaacttttatcGCGTGTTCCTTAA